In Asanoa sp. WMMD1127, one genomic interval encodes:
- a CDS encoding UvrD-helicase domain-containing protein produces the protein MSQPSLFATAPAPRRAASAGPRYTPVELARLLGMRYAPTPEQSAIISAPVEPLMVVAGAGSGKTETMAARVVWLVANGYATPDQILGLTFTRKAAGELAHRVRMRLGQLVRRLGRAGDLSGEATISTYHSYAARVVTEHGLRSGYEPATRLLTEASRWQIVDLIVRNYDGDMSDVERAASTVTDAVLALSAELAEHLVTPDELAGWTGRFFAEVQGRPGRVYADVKKALGTQQARLALLPMVRAFAQRKLDFEAMDFGDQMARAALVARDHPEVGTIERARYPIVLLDEFQDTSHAQVVLLRSLFGGGHPVTAVGDPCQSIYGWRGASAGTLERFPHEFARADGRPARSLTLTTSWRNRPEILGVANQLSAPLRAAGAQVAELAPAYSVDEPIRGRATVHCALLPTVADEAGWIADSVLAAWRGAARMADALPEDIPLERRPTTAVLVRVRSQIPMIENALRSRGLPVEVVGLGGLLDTPEVRDVVSTLRVLADPTDGASLLRLLTGARWRIGPRDLVALHRRSRSIAAARRDLAAPEGEDPVVPDALDEATLVEALADLGPAQLYSAEGYARLHAYGHELALLRYRIDQPLPDLIADVERTIGLDVEVAVRAGTGGRGGDAGLARGHLDALGDVAARFARDSDGGALPGFLAYLAAAEDEERGLEPGEVEVVEGAVQVLTAHAAKGLEWDVVAVAGLTRGVWPGVARSSDHYLHGLGVLPFPLRGDAGGLPRFPLDDAGDQREVMAALTEFTDEWKAHDEREERRLAYVAVTRPRRLLLCSGYWWGEGVKRPRGPSRFLVEVHDACVAGGGEVDAWAPEPAGEANPLADETPRAEWPGDPLGPRRPAMTEAAAVVRRLMTEPDADALLDPEAADDADRWRREVDLLLAERDRLVRGPGPLEVVLPDHLTVSQLVLLQRDPQALARTLRRPMPSRPDPYARRGTAFHTWLEQRFGAVRLLDVDELPGAADEDAAPDEALAELQELFLASDWADRTPVEVEVPFATAVGGVVLRGRMDAVFADPGGRFDVVDWKTGRRPTGADERAAAIQLAAYRLAWATLAGVPVDRVRAAFHYVRDGETVRPVDLLDADGLAALVTALPTVAT, from the coding sequence GTGAGCCAGCCGTCGTTGTTCGCCACCGCGCCCGCCCCGCGCCGGGCCGCGTCGGCCGGGCCCCGCTACACGCCGGTCGAGCTGGCCCGCCTGCTCGGCATGCGCTACGCGCCGACACCCGAGCAGTCCGCGATCATCTCCGCCCCGGTCGAGCCGCTGATGGTCGTGGCCGGCGCCGGTTCGGGCAAGACCGAGACGATGGCAGCCCGGGTGGTCTGGTTGGTGGCCAACGGCTACGCCACCCCCGACCAGATCCTCGGCCTCACCTTCACCCGCAAGGCGGCCGGCGAGCTCGCCCACCGGGTGCGGATGCGGCTCGGCCAGCTGGTACGCCGGCTCGGGCGGGCCGGCGACCTGTCCGGCGAGGCGACCATCTCGACCTATCACTCGTACGCCGCCCGGGTCGTCACCGAGCACGGCCTGCGCTCGGGATACGAGCCGGCGACGCGGCTGCTGACCGAGGCGTCCCGCTGGCAGATCGTCGACCTGATCGTCCGCAACTACGACGGCGACATGTCCGATGTGGAGCGGGCGGCCAGCACGGTCACCGACGCCGTCCTCGCGCTCTCGGCCGAGCTGGCCGAGCACCTGGTCACGCCCGACGAGCTGGCCGGCTGGACGGGCCGGTTCTTCGCCGAGGTGCAGGGCCGGCCCGGTCGGGTCTACGCCGACGTCAAGAAGGCCCTCGGCACCCAGCAGGCCCGGCTGGCCCTGCTGCCGATGGTGCGCGCGTTCGCGCAGCGCAAGCTCGACTTCGAGGCGATGGACTTCGGCGACCAGATGGCCCGGGCGGCGCTGGTCGCCCGCGACCATCCCGAGGTGGGCACGATCGAGCGGGCCCGCTACCCGATCGTGCTGCTCGACGAGTTCCAGGACACCAGCCACGCCCAGGTGGTGCTGCTGCGCTCGCTGTTCGGCGGCGGCCACCCGGTGACCGCGGTCGGCGACCCCTGCCAGTCCATCTACGGCTGGCGTGGGGCGAGCGCGGGCACGCTCGAGCGGTTCCCGCACGAGTTCGCCCGCGCCGACGGCCGGCCGGCCCGGTCGCTGACGCTGACCACGAGCTGGCGCAACCGGCCCGAGATCCTCGGCGTCGCCAACCAGCTCTCCGCGCCGCTGCGGGCCGCCGGCGCCCAGGTCGCCGAGCTCGCACCGGCCTACAGTGTCGACGAGCCGATCCGCGGCCGGGCCACCGTCCACTGTGCCCTGCTGCCGACCGTGGCCGACGAGGCGGGCTGGATCGCCGACAGCGTGCTGGCCGCCTGGCGCGGCGCCGCCCGGATGGCCGACGCGCTGCCCGAGGACATCCCGCTGGAGCGCCGGCCCACCACCGCCGTGCTGGTCCGGGTGCGCAGCCAGATCCCGATGATCGAAAACGCGCTGCGCTCCCGCGGCCTGCCGGTCGAGGTGGTCGGCCTCGGCGGCCTGCTCGACACCCCCGAGGTCCGCGACGTGGTCAGCACGCTGCGGGTGCTCGCCGACCCGACCGACGGCGCGTCGCTGCTGCGGCTGCTGACCGGCGCCCGCTGGCGGATCGGCCCCCGCGACCTGGTGGCCCTGCACCGGCGGTCCCGCTCGATCGCGGCGGCCCGGCGCGACCTGGCGGCGCCCGAGGGCGAGGATCCGGTCGTCCCGGACGCGCTCGACGAGGCGACCCTGGTCGAGGCGCTGGCCGATCTCGGCCCGGCCCAGCTCTACTCCGCCGAGGGCTATGCCCGGCTCCACGCGTACGGCCATGAGCTGGCCCTGCTCCGTTATCGCATCGACCAGCCGCTGCCCGACCTGATCGCCGACGTCGAACGGACCATCGGGCTCGACGTCGAGGTCGCGGTCCGCGCCGGCACCGGCGGCCGGGGCGGCGACGCCGGGCTGGCCCGCGGCCACCTCGACGCCCTCGGCGACGTGGCGGCCCGGTTCGCCCGCGACAGCGACGGCGGCGCCCTGCCCGGCTTCCTGGCCTATCTCGCGGCGGCCGAGGACGAGGAGCGCGGCCTCGAACCCGGTGAGGTCGAGGTGGTCGAGGGCGCCGTCCAGGTGCTGACGGCGCACGCCGCCAAGGGTCTCGAGTGGGACGTGGTCGCGGTGGCCGGCCTGACCCGCGGCGTCTGGCCCGGCGTGGCCCGGTCGTCCGACCACTACCTGCACGGGCTGGGAGTGCTGCCGTTCCCGCTGCGCGGCGACGCCGGCGGGCTGCCCCGCTTCCCGCTCGACGACGCCGGCGACCAGCGCGAGGTGATGGCGGCGCTGACCGAGTTCACCGACGAGTGGAAGGCCCACGACGAGCGCGAGGAGCGCCGGCTGGCCTATGTGGCCGTCACCCGGCCGCGACGGCTGCTGCTCTGCTCCGGCTACTGGTGGGGCGAGGGCGTCAAGCGCCCGCGCGGGCCGTCCCGGTTCCTGGTCGAGGTGCACGACGCCTGCGTCGCCGGGGGCGGCGAGGTCGACGCGTGGGCGCCGGAGCCGGCCGGCGAGGCAAACCCGCTGGCCGACGAGACGCCGCGCGCCGAGTGGCCGGGCGACCCGCTCGGGCCGCGCCGCCCGGCGATGACCGAGGCGGCGGCCGTCGTCCGCCGGCTGATGACCGAACCCGACGCCGACGCGCTGCTCGACCCGGAGGCCGCCGACGACGCCGACCGCTGGCGCCGCGAGGTCGACCTCCTGCTCGCCGAACGCGACCGGCTGGTCCGCGGCCCCGGTCCGCTCGAGGTGGTGCTACCCGACCACCTGACCGTCTCGCAACTCGTCCTGCTGCAGCGCGACCCGCAGGCGCTGGCCCGCACGCTGCGCCGCCCGATGCCGTCCCGACCCGACCCGTACGCCCGCCGGGGCACCGCCTTCCACACCTGGCTCGAGCAACGGTTCGGCGCCGTCCGGCTGCTCGACGTCGACGAGCTGCCCGGCGCGGCCGACGAGGACGCGGCGCCCGACGAGGCGCTGGCCGAGCTGCAGGAGCTCTTCCTCGCCAGCGACTGGGCCGACCGCACCCCGGTCGAGGTCGAGGTGCCGTTCGCCACGGCCGTGGGCGGCGTCGTGCTGCGCGGCCGCATGGACGCCGTCTTCGCCGACCCCGGCGGGCGCTTCGACGTCGTCGACTGGAAGACCGGCCGCCGCCCGACCGGCGCCGACGAGCGGGCGGCCGCGATCCAGCTGGCCGCCTACCGCCTGGCCTGGGCCACCCTGGCCGGCGTGCCGGTCGACCGGGTCCGCGCGGCCTTCCACTACGTCCGCGACGGCGAGACGGTCCGCCCGGTCGACCTGCTCGACGCCGACGGGCTGGCCGCCCTGGTCACCGCCCTACCGACCGTGGCGACCTGA
- a CDS encoding TetR family transcriptional regulator, translated as MAKTTAWERQRAALRSEISATARALFVRQGFDATTVDQIVETVGISRRSFFRYFGSKEDVLLGDLAARGDAVARALAVRPDSEDPWDALRGALVDAQPETFNDPVADLAIARMMHETPSLRARLFEKRQHWRDALVPLVARHIAGPDAAFAASAIVSAVLSCVDTASDAWIAADGQADLGELYDRAVAAIRSPRSVGR; from the coding sequence ATGGCGAAGACGACCGCGTGGGAGCGCCAGCGGGCCGCGCTCCGCTCGGAGATCTCCGCCACGGCCCGCGCGCTCTTCGTGCGGCAGGGCTTCGACGCCACGACGGTCGACCAGATCGTCGAGACGGTCGGCATTTCGCGCCGCTCGTTCTTCCGCTATTTCGGCAGCAAGGAAGACGTGCTGCTGGGCGACCTGGCCGCCCGCGGCGATGCCGTCGCGCGGGCGCTGGCCGTGCGACCCGACAGCGAGGACCCGTGGGACGCGCTGCGGGGCGCGCTGGTCGACGCGCAGCCGGAGACGTTCAACGACCCGGTGGCCGACCTGGCCATCGCCCGCATGATGCACGAGACCCCGTCGCTGCGCGCCCGCCTCTTCGAGAAGCGCCAGCACTGGCGCGACGCGCTCGTGCCGCTGGTCGCCCGGCACATCGCCGGACCCGACGCCGCGTTCGCCGCCTCCGCGATCGTGTCGGCGGTGCTGTCCTGTGTCGACACCGCGTCCGACGCCTGGATCGCCGCCGACGGGCAGGCCGACCTGGGCGAGCTCTATGACCGGGCCGTCGCCGCCATCAGGTCGCCACGGTCGGTAGGGCGGTGA
- a CDS encoding SDR family oxidoreductase, with product MAIAYATQTVLITGASSGIGRSFAVALAARGADLVLVARRADRLESLAAELRARHGVTVHAIPFDLSAPSAGADLRAATTARGIRLTSLVNNAGFGSFGPFTDEDPAHLAREIAVDVSAPVQLTAAFLPEILATGDGFVINVASLAAYAPSPRMAVYGAAKAFVLSFTEALWAELRGTGVTVFTLSPGATSTEFNQVVGTDDATAGARMRAPEAVVATALAHLDRCDPGPSVVDGRGNRLSAAAARLLPRRTTVSLMSRITDPRRRARA from the coding sequence ATGGCCATCGCCTATGCCACCCAGACCGTCCTGATCACCGGCGCGAGCTCCGGCATCGGCCGCAGCTTCGCCGTCGCCCTCGCCGCTCGCGGGGCGGACCTCGTCCTCGTCGCCCGGCGCGCCGACCGGCTCGAGAGCCTCGCGGCCGAGCTGCGCGCGCGGCACGGCGTCACGGTGCACGCCATTCCCTTCGACCTGTCGGCGCCGTCGGCCGGCGCCGACCTGCGGGCCGCCACGACCGCGCGCGGCATCCGCTTGACGAGCCTCGTCAACAACGCCGGCTTCGGCTCGTTCGGCCCGTTCACCGACGAGGACCCGGCGCACCTCGCGCGGGAGATCGCCGTCGACGTCTCCGCGCCGGTCCAGCTCACCGCGGCGTTCCTGCCCGAGATCCTGGCGACGGGCGACGGCTTCGTCATCAACGTCGCCAGCCTGGCGGCCTACGCACCGTCGCCGCGGATGGCGGTCTACGGTGCCGCGAAGGCGTTCGTGCTCAGCTTCACCGAGGCGCTCTGGGCGGAGCTGCGCGGCACCGGCGTCACCGTGTTCACCCTGTCGCCCGGGGCCACGAGCACCGAGTTCAACCAGGTCGTCGGCACCGACGACGCGACCGCCGGCGCACGGATGCGCGCTCCCGAGGCGGTGGTGGCCACCGCGCTCGCCCACCTCGACCGGTGCGACCCGGGCCCGAGCGTCGTCGACGGGCGCGGCAACCGGCTCAGCGCCGCCGCCGCACGCCTGCTTCCTCGTCGCACCACCGTCAGCCTGATGAGCCGCATCACCGATCCACGGCGGCGGGCCCGCGCCTAG
- a CDS encoding M20 family metallopeptidase, translated as MNFRESAEQIGPELVDLRRRLHQRPEVGLDLPETQATVLAALAALPLEVTTGRALSSVVAVLRGGRPGPAVLLRGDMDALPVTERTGLPYSSTVPGAMHACGHDLHTAILVGAARLLSAVRDQLPGDVVFMFQPGEEGPGGAEPMLAEGLLSAAGAPPVAAYCLHVSAVFPRGLFFGRRGVFGAAHDTCKIRVRGAGGHGSTPFRARDPIPAACEMVLALQTMVTRGFDVFDPVVLTVGQFHAGTVDNVIPATAEFAASLRSFSAPAREKLVRRTEEVVRGLAAAHGLEVDVEFERGYPAVVNDMTEAEFAAATASEVFGDQRYQWLLNPKTGSEDMSFVLEKVPGAYLNLGACPPDRDPATAPTNHSADALFDDAVVPDGSALLAELAFRRLAREP; from the coding sequence ATGAACTTCCGGGAGTCCGCCGAACAGATCGGCCCGGAGCTGGTGGACCTGCGCCGCCGGCTGCACCAGCGACCCGAGGTGGGCCTGGACCTGCCGGAGACACAGGCGACGGTGCTGGCCGCGTTGGCCGCCCTGCCGCTGGAGGTCACCACCGGGCGCGCGCTGAGCTCGGTCGTCGCGGTGCTGCGCGGCGGTCGCCCCGGCCCGGCGGTGCTCCTGCGCGGCGACATGGACGCGCTGCCGGTGACCGAGCGCACCGGGCTCCCCTATTCGTCGACGGTGCCGGGCGCCATGCACGCCTGCGGCCACGACCTGCACACGGCGATCCTGGTCGGCGCGGCCCGGCTGCTCAGCGCCGTCCGCGACCAGCTGCCCGGCGACGTCGTCTTCATGTTCCAGCCGGGCGAGGAGGGCCCCGGCGGCGCGGAGCCGATGCTCGCCGAGGGGCTGCTCTCCGCGGCCGGCGCGCCGCCCGTGGCCGCGTACTGCCTGCACGTCTCAGCGGTCTTCCCGCGCGGCCTGTTCTTCGGGCGACGCGGCGTGTTCGGCGCGGCCCACGACACCTGCAAGATCCGGGTACGCGGCGCCGGCGGGCACGGGTCCACGCCGTTCCGCGCCCGCGACCCGATCCCGGCCGCCTGCGAGATGGTGCTGGCCCTGCAGACGATGGTGACCCGCGGGTTCGACGTCTTCGACCCGGTGGTGCTGACGGTCGGCCAGTTCCACGCGGGCACGGTCGACAACGTCATCCCGGCGACCGCGGAGTTCGCGGCGTCGCTGCGCTCGTTCTCCGCGCCGGCCCGGGAGAAGCTGGTGCGCCGCACCGAAGAGGTCGTCCGCGGCCTGGCCGCCGCGCACGGCCTCGAGGTCGACGTCGAGTTCGAGCGCGGCTATCCCGCGGTGGTCAACGACATGACCGAGGCCGAGTTCGCGGCCGCGACGGCGAGCGAGGTCTTCGGCGACCAGCGCTACCAGTGGCTGCTCAACCCGAAGACCGGCTCCGAGGACATGTCGTTCGTGCTGGAGAAGGTGCCGGGCGCCTACCTCAACCTGGGCGCCTGCCCGCCCGACCGCGACCCGGCCACCGCGCCGACCAACCACTCGGCCGACGCCCTCTTCGACGACGCCGTCGTCCCCGACGGCAGCGCCCTGCTAGCCGAGCTCGCCTTCCGCCGGCTGGCCCGCGAGCCCTAG